The Xylophilus rhododendri region CCTGGGACGGTTTTTCCAACCGGGTGCGGCAAGCCACCGCCCGGGGCTACCGGCGTTCGCTGGCCTGGACGCTGCGCCACCAGCCGGTGGCCCTGCTGGCCCTGGCCGCGGTGGTCGGGCTCAACGTCTATCTTTACGGCGTGATCGACAAGGGCTTCTTCCCGCAGCAGGACACCGGCCGCGTCACCGGCTTCGTGCGGGCCGACCAGGCCACCTCCTTCCAGGCGATGCAGGAGCGCATCAAGCGTTTCATCGCGGTGATCCAGAGCGATCCGGCGGTCGACCATGTGATGGGTTTCACCGGCGGCGGCCAGCGCAACGGCGGCTTCATGTTCCTCTCGCTCAAGCCCCTGTCCGAACGCGACGCCTCGGCCGACCAGGTGGTGGCTCGCCTGCGCGACCGGCTGGCCAGCGAGCCGGGGGCGCGGCTCTTCATGAATCCGCAGCAGGACATCCGCATCGGCGCGCGCGGCTCCAACGCCAGCTACGAATACACCCTGCAGGCCGACAGCAACGAGGAGCTGCGCACCTGGGAGCCGCGCATCCGCCGGGTGCTGCAGGCCCTGCCCGAGCTGGAGGACGTCAACAGCGACCAGCAGGACAACGGCCTGCAGACCTCGCTGGTGATAGACCGCGATGCGGTGACCCGCCTGGGCCTGACGGTGGCCAAGGTGGACGCCACCCTCAACGACGCCTTCGGCCAGCGCCAGGTGGGCGTGATCTACAACCCGCTCAACCAGTACCGGGTGGTGATGGAGGCGGCGCCGCGTTTCCTGCAGAGCCCGGAGACCCTGCGCGGCTTCTTCTTCGTCAACAGCGCCGGCCAGCAGATACCGCTGACCGCCTTCGCCCGGCTGGAGCTGACCAACACCGCGCTGTCGGTCAGCCACGACCGCGGCACGCCGGCCACCACCATCAGCTTCAACCTGCCGGTGGACGGTTCGCTGTCGGCGGCCACCGATGCGGTCAACAACGCGATCGCCGAACTGGGCGTGCCGGTCTCGATCCGCGGCAGCTTCGGCGGCACGGCGGGGGCCTTCAAGGATTCGCTGGGCAACCAGGTCTTCTTGATCCTGGCGGCGCTGGTCACCATCTACTTGGTGCTGGGCATCCTGTACGAGAACCTGGTGCATCCGATCACCATCCTCTCGACCCTGCCCTCGGCCGGCGTGGGCGCGCTGCTGGCGCTGATGCTGTTCAGGACGGAGTTCTCGCTGATCGCGCTGATCGGCATCATCCTCTTGATCGGCATCGTCAAGAAGAACGCGATCATGATGATCGACTTCGCCATCGTGCGGCAGTCGCAGGGCGCGGGTGCGACGCAGGCGATCTTCCGCGCCGCCCACATGCGGCTGCGGCCCATCCTGATGACCACCGTCGCCGCGCTGCTCGGCGCGCTGCCGCTGGCGCTGGGCCATGGCGACGGCGCCGAGCTGAGGAAGCCGCTGGGCATCGCCATCGTCGGCGGACTGGTGCTCAGCCAGTTGCTCACGCTCTACACCACCCCCGTCGTCTATGTGGCGCTGGACCGGCTGGCGCGCCGCACCCGCGCCCTGCGCTTGCCGCGGCTGATGCGCTCGGCGGCCTTCAAGGATGTACCCGATGCGGTCTGATCTTCGTCACGGCTTCTTGCCAGCCCTTCCGGTCGTGCTGGCCGTGCTGGCCCTCTCCGGCTGCAAGTTCGCGCCGGCCTACCAGGTGCCGTCCTTCGAGATGGCGCCCGCCTACAAGGAAAACGCCCTGTGGCAGCAGGCCAGTCCCGCCGAGCCGTCCGCCGTGCCCGAGGCCTGGTGGACGATGTTCGGCGATGCCGAGCTGAACCGCCTGCAGGACCTGGCCGCCGCCGGCAACCAGACCCTGGCCGGCACCCTGGCCCAACTGCGCATCGCCCAGGCCGCGCTGGACGCCAGCCGGGCGCCCCTGTTGCCCACCCTCGGCGTGAACGCCGGCGGCACCCGCAGCAAGACCGGCAGCGCCAGCAGCGGCACGGTGGATGCCAACGGCAATGTGGTGGGCAACACCAGCGCCCGGCCGCGCAACGTCTTCACCCTGCAGGCCAGCGCCAGCTGGGAGCTGGACCTGTGGGGCCGCATCTCCTCCGGGGTGGATGTCGCCAACGCCCGGGTGCAGGCCAGCGCCGACGACCTGGCCGCCGCGCGCCTGTCGATGCAGGCCAGCCTGGCGCAGACCTACTTCGCGGTGCGCGCGGCCGAGGCGCAGCTGGCCGTGCTGGACGACACCATCGCCGCCTACGAACGTTCGCTGCAGCTCACCCGCAACCGCTACACATCGGGCGTGGCCAGCGCCGCCGACGTGGCGCAGGCCGAGTCGCAGCTGTATTCCACCCGGGCGCAGCGCCTGGAGTCGGCGCTGAGCCGGGCGCAGCTGGAGCATGCCCTGGCCGCGCTGCTGGGCCGGGCGCCGGCGGATTTCACCCTGGCGCCCACGGCCAGCCTGCCCGAGGCGCCTGTCGTGCCGGTGGCGCTGCCGGCCGCGCTGCTGCAGCGCCGGCCGGACATCGCGGCGGCCGAGCGCCGGGTGGCGGCGGCCAATGCGCAGATCGGCGTGGCCCGGGCGGGCTTCTTCCCGGCGCTGACGCTGTCCTCGGCGGTGGGCTACCGCAGCAGCACGCTGAGCGACATCGCCAGCGCGCCCAATCTGTTCTGGTCCATCGGGCCGGCGCTGGCGCTGTCGTTGCCGGTCTTCGATGGCGGCGCCTTGCGCGCGGCGGTGAATTCGGCCGATGCCAATGTGCAGGCGGCGGCCGCCACCTACCGCCAGACGGTGGTCACCGCGCTGCAGGAAGTGGAGGACAACCTGGTCGCCGCCGCCGCGCTGCAGGAGGAGCTGGGCGTGCAGCAGCAGGCCCTGGTGGCGGCGCAGAAGGCGCTGGACGTGACCAACAACCAGTACCGGGCCGGCATCGTCAGCTACCTCAACGTGGTGACGGCGCAGTCCACCGTGCTGTCGGCGCGGCGCAGTCTGCTCGATGTGCGCAACCGGCGGTTGGTGGCGGTCAATATTCTGCTCAAGAACATTGGCGGTACTTGGGGGGCGGTGCGGGGTTGAGCTTGGATCGCGCTTTTAGTTTCTCGCGGGTGTTGATTTACTGCCTTCGGCTTGGTTACTTCTTCTACTCCTACGGAGGGTGGAGCTGGGGCTTGCGCCGCCCCAGACCGGCGGTAACTTTCTTTCCATTGAAAGAAAGTCACCAAAGAAAAATTCAAATTCGGGAGCGGGGACGGGCTTTCGCCCGGGTCGGGCCATTGTTTCGCTGCGCTTCACTCGGCTCTCCGGATGGCGATTTGATCTCAGCAACGATTGCCGATGCTCGAGGATCGGGACGCCCGTTCGCCAAAAGCTTCACGCTCAGCCAACCGACAAGTTTGATCAAGCGCCGCGTCCAGATCCGGGGAAAATCGCCAGTGCGTTTAATCAAACGCTCACCAAGATAATCAGAGCGTGAAGCTTTTGGCGAACGGGCGGCCCGAATCTCGAGCATTCGTTCCAGTTGCTGAGCCCACTACGCCATGCCGAGAGCCGAGTGAAGCGCAGCGAAACAAAGGCCCGACCCGGGCGAAAGCCCGTCCCCGCTCCCGCTCCCGCTCCCGCTCCCGCTCCCGCATTTGAATTTTTCTTTGGTAACTTTCTTTCAATGGAAAGAAAGTTACCGGGGGTGTGGGGCGACGCCAGCCCCACCTCCACCCTCGGTAGGAGTAGAAGAAGTAAATAAAAACCTCTTAAATTAAGGGCCGCTCCAAAACGCCACTCAAACTGAGCGCAGGCAGGAAAAAGAGATGCTCCCCGCCCGGCTACCAGCCAGCAACTTGACATCGATACCGAAATACGGATCGGGAGACGCGATGGTGCCGTAAGCATTGTCGAAACCGCCCGGCGCCGGTGCCCGGTAGCCGGGATAGATGCCCAGTCCCGAGTCGTTGACAGCCCGCAGGTCCAGACCCGCCACCCCCTGGTTGTTGGACTGCGTGGTGTCGAAATACATCGGGCAGGTGCCCACAGCCCAGTCGCCCTCGAAAGCCGTGGCACGGCTGATCCAGGACTGCTGGCTGGCCACGGCGATCTCGGGGAACACCAGGACCAGGTAGCGGTCGGTGGTGCCGGGGTTGGCTGCCGCACTCAGGATGCCGGTCACCGGATCGTAGGAGAAACCGGACCAGTTCGAGCCGACGACGCGCGGCAGCGCGATACGGCCGCCCGTCAGCCGAATGAAGGCCGGCAGGTCCCGCACCGGATAGGGCGTGGGCAGGCCGGTGACCGCCTGCTGCATCAGCGGCAGCCAGCTGCGCGCGGCCTGGTCGTACAGGGCGAAATTGCTGTTGTAGCCCCAGTAGCAGAGCGGCAGGTCCGCGGCCAGGGCCACGGCGCGCAGATGGGCGTTGTACTCGGCCCTGTCCTGCGGCGTGCGGGGCACCGAGCCCCGGGCGATGTTGACGGATACACCGGCCTCGCCGATCCACAGCGGCACCGACTGGTCGGCGGCCCATTGCCGCGCCCAGCGGATATCCTCGGAAAAATTCGCCAGCCCGGCGGCATTGAGTGCATCGGCGCCGTGGGTGAAGTTGTAGGGCGTGTAGTAGTGCGGCGAGACGCCCAGCGGGCCGGCGTCGCCGGGGATCGCCAGGCGGGCGAGTTCATTGTTCCAGGGTTGCAGCCACATCACGCGGCTGGCGTTGTTGCCACCGGTGGCACGAATGGCCGGGATCACCGCTGCATACCAGGCGTTGAGCTGGTCCGAACTCAGGCCCGGTGCGTAGCCGGTCTGGGTGGTCTGGGCGGGTTCGTTGACCAGGTCGAAGGACAGCCGCGGCGAAACGTCCCGGTAGCGCGTGGCCAGCTGCAGCCAGATGGCGGTGGCGCGCGCCGTGAGCTGGTCGGTGGTCAGGGTGGCCACGTTCTGGTAGTCGTCGAAGTAGATGTCGTTGCTGTGATCGCCCTTCCACTGCAGGTAGCCGTGCAGCGGATCCAGCACCACACGGTCCAGGCGCCTCAGGGCCGCCGTGATTTCGGCATCTAGCTTCTGCAGGAAGGATTCGGCGATCAGGCCGTTCACGTCGGCGCGCGCCGCGCAGTTGGCGGGAATGCGCACATGGCCGAAGTTGCCCTCGTAGCGCATGGTGTCGAAATCCTGCAGAGCGACCGCGTAGGGCGCGCCACCGGCCTCGCTGAGGTTTTCCAGGTAGTCGCTGGGCTGGGTGCCCAGGCCCATGCCCGCGAGGTACTGCGCAAGGCTGGCGGGTTCTGCGAATACGGGGTCCGGCACTTCGGGAGCGGCTGCCGGCGCATCGGCCGCGGGCGGGGCGCCGGCAGCGGCCGTCGGCGCGGCGGCGCTCTCCTGGCCGCCTCCGCCACAGCTCATGCAGGCTGCACTCACGGATGCCAGCGCCGACAGCAGAAGCGCGCGCCGGCCCGCCTGTACGGTTGGCGTGTCTTTGTCCTGGCCCGTCATGCCGGTCAATGGAACTCCCTGCGTGCATGGATGCCCCCGATGGGGGTGCCTGCGCTGAAACTAGCATGGTCACAAGACAGGCTCGTAACGGCATGCTGGCCGCGCAGGCGCCGGTCGGATCGGCCAACGCACCCAAGCAAAATCCGTTCCCCGAGAGGACTCAATCCACGCGCAGGCAGGAAAAGACGATCTGCCCGCCCGGGCTGCCGGCCGCCAGCTGCAGCTCGATCGCGAGGAAAGGCTGCGGCGATGCGATGCTTCCGTAGGCTTGCTCGAATCCACCCGGTGCGATGGGCAGGTAGGGATAGATCTGCTGCCCCTGGTCGTCGACACCACGCATGTCGAGCCCCGGCACGCCGGACTTGTTCGGCGCGGTGGCGTCGTAGTAGAAGGGGCCGCTGCCGATACGCCAGTCGCCGCCGAAGCGTGTCGCGCGGACGCTCCAGGTCTGGTCGCTGGCCACCGGGATGTCCGGAAACACGATGGCCACGCCCCACGCCGAAGCGCCGGGATTGGCCTGGGCCGTCAGCACGCCCGAAGCCGGGTCGTAGGAAAAACCCGGCCAGACGTGCGTAGGGTCGAAAAGCTTGTTGATGCGGCCGCCGGTGAGCACCTGATAGGCCGGCACCGGCCGCACCGGCAAGGGCATCGGCACGCCGCTGACGGCCTGCAGCATGCCCGGCAGCCAGGCCTGGGCGACCTGATCGTACTGGGCGTAGGCGCTGTTGTAGCCCCAGTAGGTGATGGGCACGCCCAGGTCCAGGGCGGTGTTGCGTACATGCGCGGTGAATTCGGCCCGTTGCGCCGGATCGCGCGGCTGTGTCCTGACGTCGATGTTGATGGAAACCCCGGTTTCGCCCACCCACAGCACGGTGTCGCGGCTCACCGCCCAATCCCGCGCATAACGCACGTCGGCGGCATAGACGGCCAGGTCGGCGGCGGTCAGCGCATCGGCGCCCATGGTGAAGCCGAAAGGGCTGTAGTAATGCGGGCTGACCCCATGCGGGCCGGTATCCGCGGGCAGGGCCAGCAGATCGAGCCGGTTCGCCCAGGGCTCCATCCAGAGCATGCGCTGGGCATTCAGGCCGCCGGTGGCGCGGATGGCGGGGATGACCGTGGCGTGCCAGGCATCGAGCTCGGCGGCGGTGATGCCTGGCGGATAGCCGTGCTGCAGCGGCACGTTGAAGGGCTCGTTGAACAGGTCGAAGGCCAGGCGTGTCGTCAGGCCCTGGTAGCGGGTGGCGAGCTGACGCCACATGGCAGTGGCCCGGACCGCATGCTGGGCGGACGTCAGCTGGGCGACGCGTTGATAGTCGTCGTAGGCATAGTCGTAGGCGTGGTCGCCTTTCCACTGCAGGTAGTGGTGCAGCGGGTCCAGGATGACCCTCGGAAAGCGCTCCAGGGCCAGTTGGATCTGCTTGTCGACCACCAGGAGGAAGGCCTCGGAGATCAGCCCGTCGACATCCGCGCGGGCGGCGCAGTTGGCGGGTATGCGCAGGTGGTCGGCCAGGCCTTCATAGCGCATCCGGTCGAAGTCGGCGGCGCCGACGGCGTGGGCCAGGCCGGCGGGCTGGTAGGCGGTTTCGAGGTAGTCGCTCGCCTGGGTGCCCAGATGCATCGCCGACACGTATTGCGCGGCCGTCTCGGGATCGCCCGGCTGCGGGCCGCCGGCGCCGGAGCCGAGCCCGCCGCCCGCATCGGTGACCACCGTGCCGGGGTTGCCGCCGCTGCAGGCGCCGAGGGCCAGGCCGCCGACCGAGGCCGCGGCGAGGCCGAGCAGGCGCCTGCGGCGCGCAAAGGCCGGCGCCGGCCCGCCGGGGAATGCTGTTTTCATGGGCGGATATCTCGTGCAGTGGGTACTGCCGAAACCTTATCCGCTGTCTGCGCTCACTCCTGTGTTCGTCCTTAGTCCGTAGGGGTGGACTGCCGCCGTCTGTGTTGCTCGGCCTACACCGAACGGATGCAGGCGAAACGGATCTGCCCGCCGGGACTGCCGGGTTGCAAGCCCAGATCCACGCCCATGAAGGTGCCGGGCGAGACGATGGTGCCCATGGGGGTATCGAAGCCGCCGGGTGCCATGGGACGATAGGGATAGAACTGCTTGCCCGCCTCGTTCACGCCGCGGCCATCGATGCCGCGCTTGCCGTTCTGGTTGGGCCGGTCGGCGTCGAAGAAGATCGGCAGCACGCCGATGCGCCAGTTGCCGGTGAACTCGAGGGCCCGCACGATCCAGGATTGACCGCTTTCTATCGCGATCTCGGGGAACACGATGGTCACGGTGCGTTCACTGCCCGAATCGTTGGCCTGGGCGGTGAGGATGCCGGTTTCGGGATCCCAGCGGAAGCCGGGCCACTGGCCGTTGGCGAAGAAACCCTGTGCCATGCGGCCGCCCTTGAGCACGGTGAAAGCCGGGACGGTACGCACCGGATAGGGCTGTGGCAGGCCGCTCACCGCCTGCCGCATGCCCGGCAGCCACTGGCGCGCCGCCTGGTCGTACTGAGCGAACGCGGCGTTGTAGCCCCAGTAGCACATGGGCACGCCGGTGGCCAGACCGACGTTGCGCACATGGGCGGTGTATTCGGCCCGGTCGGCTTCGGGGCGCGGGATCTTGCTGGCCTGCCTGACCTTGGAGACACCCACCTCGCCGATCCAGATCGGCACCCGGTTGAGTCTTCCCCAGCGCTTGGCGTATTCGATATCCGCGCTGAAGTTGGCCAGGCCTGCCGCGGTGAGGGAGCCCTCGCGATGCGTGAACTCGAAGGGGCTGTAGTAGTGCGGCGAGACGCCCAACGGGCCGGCATCGGAAGGGATCGCCAGCAGGTTCAGCCGGTTGTCCCAGGGCTCCAGCCAGATCATGCGGCGGGCATTGTTGCCGCCGGTCGCACGGATCGCCGCGATCACCTGCGTATACCAGCTGTTGAGCTGGTCCGAAGTCAGGCCGACCGGAAAACCGTCCTGCTGGGGTGCCGACACCGGCTCGTTGATCAGGTCGAAGGACAGCCGCAGCGACAGCGACTGGTAGCGCTTGGCCATCTGCACCCACATGGCCGTGGCGCGCACCGCATGCTGGTCGGACGTCAGCTGGGCGACGGCGGCGCTGTCGTCGTAGAACTTGTCGTAGTGGTGGTCGCCTTTCCACTGCAGGTAGTGGTGCAGCGGATCCACCAGCACCCGCTCGAAGCGCTCCAGCGCCAGCTTGATCTGATTGTCGAGCTTGACCAGGAAGGCCTCGGAGATCACGCCGTCGACCGTGGCATGGGCGGCGCAGTTGGCGGGAATGCGCACATGGTCGAAGCCGCCTTCGTTGCGCATCACGTCGAAATCCGCAGCGCCCACGGCATTGCGCTGGCCGGCGGGTTCGTAGGCGGTTTCGAGATAGTCGCCGGCCTGGCAGCCCAGGTGCATGGCGGCGACGTACTGCTCGGCGGTGGCGGGCTCGTCGAAGCCTTCGCCCGAGCGCCCGCGCTTGCCGCCGCTCTGCGCCAGCACGGCCGGCGCGGCGGCCGTGCCCGCGAGTGCGATGACCAGCTTGCGCCGCTGGTGGTCGGTGGACTGCATGTACTGACTCCCTGTGGTGGTTCGGTTCAGCGCGCCAGCACCGAAGCCAGCGCCTGGCCGGTATGCGTGCCCAGGCGCACCACGTCTTCGGGCGATGCGGTGGCGACGACTGTACCGCCGCCGGAGCCGCCTTCGGGCCCCAGGTCGATGATCCAGTCCGCTTCGGCGATCAGGTCCAGGTCGTGTTCGATCACCAGCACGCTGTGGCCGGCGTTGGTCAGGCGGTGCAGCACCTTGATCAGCCGCTCCACGTCCGACATGTGCAGGCCCACCGTGGGTTCGTCCAGCACGTAGAAGGTGTGCGGCGCCTTGTTGCCGCGCCGGGTGACGTCGTCGCGCACCTTGCTGAGTTCGGTCACCAGCTTGATGCGCTGCGCCTCGCCGCCCGACAGCGTGGGCGAGGGCTGGCCCAGCGTCAGGTAACCCAGGCCCACGTCCACCAGCAGCTGCAGCGGATGGGCGATCACCGGCATGCTGGCGAAGAACTCGACGGCCTCGTCCACCTCCATCTGCAGCACGTCGCCGATGGTCTTGCCGCGCCAGCTCACCGCCAGCGTCTCGGGGTTGAAGCGCGCGCCGTGGCAGGCCTCGCAGGGCACCTTCACATCCGGCAGGAAACTCATGCCGATGGTGCGCACGCCCGCGCCCTCGCAGACCGGGCATCGGCCCTCGCCGGTGTTGAAGGAGAAGCGGCCGGGGCCGTAGCCGCGGGCCTTGGCTTCGAGCGTGTCGGCGAAGAGCTTGCGGATGGTGTCCCAGAAGCCGATGTAGGTGGCCGGGCAGCTGCGCGGGGTCTTGCCGATGGGGGTCTGGTCCACCTCCAGCACCCGGTCGATGCCCTGGTAGCCGTCGAGCGAATCGCAGCCGGCCCAGG contains the following coding sequences:
- a CDS encoding glycoside hydrolase family 5 protein, yielding MQSTDHQRRKLVIALAGTAAAPAVLAQSGGKRGRSGEGFDEPATAEQYVAAMHLGCQAGDYLETAYEPAGQRNAVGAADFDVMRNEGGFDHVRIPANCAAHATVDGVISEAFLVKLDNQIKLALERFERVLVDPLHHYLQWKGDHHYDKFYDDSAAVAQLTSDQHAVRATAMWVQMAKRYQSLSLRLSFDLINEPVSAPQQDGFPVGLTSDQLNSWYTQVIAAIRATGGNNARRMIWLEPWDNRLNLLAIPSDAGPLGVSPHYYSPFEFTHREGSLTAAGLANFSADIEYAKRWGRLNRVPIWIGEVGVSKVRQASKIPRPEADRAEYTAHVRNVGLATGVPMCYWGYNAAFAQYDQAARQWLPGMRQAVSGLPQPYPVRTVPAFTVLKGGRMAQGFFANGQWPGFRWDPETGILTAQANDSGSERTVTIVFPEIAIESGQSWIVRALEFTGNWRIGVLPIFFDADRPNQNGKRGIDGRGVNEAGKQFYPYRPMAPGGFDTPMGTIVSPGTFMGVDLGLQPGSPGGQIRFACIRSV
- a CDS encoding efflux transporter outer membrane subunit, translating into MRSDLRHGFLPALPVVLAVLALSGCKFAPAYQVPSFEMAPAYKENALWQQASPAEPSAVPEAWWTMFGDAELNRLQDLAAAGNQTLAGTLAQLRIAQAALDASRAPLLPTLGVNAGGTRSKTGSASSGTVDANGNVVGNTSARPRNVFTLQASASWELDLWGRISSGVDVANARVQASADDLAAARLSMQASLAQTYFAVRAAEAQLAVLDDTIAAYERSLQLTRNRYTSGVASAADVAQAESQLYSTRAQRLESALSRAQLEHALAALLGRAPADFTLAPTASLPEAPVVPVALPAALLQRRPDIAAAERRVAAANAQIGVARAGFFPALTLSSAVGYRSSTLSDIASAPNLFWSIGPALALSLPVFDGGALRAAVNSADANVQAAAATYRQTVVTALQEVEDNLVAAAALQEELGVQQQALVAAQKALDVTNNQYRAGIVSYLNVVTAQSTVLSARRSLLDVRNRRLVAVNILLKNIGGTWGAVRG
- a CDS encoding multidrug efflux RND transporter permease subunit, encoding MNLSAVFIKRPIATSLLTLGIALAGAMSFFLLPVAPLPQVDYPTISVSASLPGASPDTMAATVATPLERSLGAIAGVNEMTSTSSLGNTRVTLQFDLDRDIDGAARDVQAAINAARALLPSGMPSNPTYRKANPSDAPIIILSLTSKTLTRGQMYDAASTVLAQSIAQVEGVGNVQIAGGALPAVRIELDPTRLSANGIALEDVRTAVTATNANRPLGSVEKGDRYWQVATNDQARSASEYAPLVIRFQNGNAVRLQDVAEVTDSVQDVLNYGSVDGTPAIMLQVYKQPNANIIESVAAIKAMLPRLQASIPQAIDLTVVSDRTPTLKASLREVERALVIAIGLVILVVFLFLRNGRAALIPSVAVPVSLAGTFGVMYLCGYTLDNLSLMALTVATGFVVDDAIVVLENITRHMERGKTALQAALDGAREIGFTVVSISLSLIAVFIPILLMGGIVGRLFREFAVVLSASILVSMLVSLTTTPMMCAQLLGRPARPARQPGRVGRAWDGFSNRVRQATARGYRRSLAWTLRHQPVALLALAAVVGLNVYLYGVIDKGFFPQQDTGRVTGFVRADQATSFQAMQERIKRFIAVIQSDPAVDHVMGFTGGGQRNGGFMFLSLKPLSERDASADQVVARLRDRLASEPGARLFMNPQQDIRIGARGSNASYEYTLQADSNEELRTWEPRIRRVLQALPELEDVNSDQQDNGLQTSLVIDRDAVTRLGLTVAKVDATLNDAFGQRQVGVIYNPLNQYRVVMEAAPRFLQSPETLRGFFFVNSAGQQIPLTAFARLELTNTALSVSHDRGTPATTISFNLPVDGSLSAATDAVNNAIAELGVPVSIRGSFGGTAGAFKDSLGNQVFLILAALVTIYLVLGILYENLVHPITILSTLPSAGVGALLALMLFRTEFSLIALIGIILLIGIVKKNAIMMIDFAIVRQSQGAGATQAIFRAAHMRLRPILMTTVAALLGALPLALGHGDGAELRKPLGIAIVGGLVLSQLLTLYTTPVVYVALDRLARRTRALRLPRLMRSAAFKDVPDAV
- a CDS encoding glycoside hydrolase family 5 protein encodes the protein MKTAFPGGPAPAFARRRRLLGLAAASVGGLALGACSGGNPGTVVTDAGGGLGSGAGGPQPGDPETAAQYVSAMHLGTQASDYLETAYQPAGLAHAVGAADFDRMRYEGLADHLRIPANCAARADVDGLISEAFLLVVDKQIQLALERFPRVILDPLHHYLQWKGDHAYDYAYDDYQRVAQLTSAQHAVRATAMWRQLATRYQGLTTRLAFDLFNEPFNVPLQHGYPPGITAAELDAWHATVIPAIRATGGLNAQRMLWMEPWANRLDLLALPADTGPHGVSPHYYSPFGFTMGADALTAADLAVYAADVRYARDWAVSRDTVLWVGETGVSINIDVRTQPRDPAQRAEFTAHVRNTALDLGVPITYWGYNSAYAQYDQVAQAWLPGMLQAVSGVPMPLPVRPVPAYQVLTGGRINKLFDPTHVWPGFSYDPASGVLTAQANPGASAWGVAIVFPDIPVASDQTWSVRATRFGGDWRIGSGPFYYDATAPNKSGVPGLDMRGVDDQGQQIYPYLPIAPGGFEQAYGSIASPQPFLAIELQLAAGSPGGQIVFSCLRVD
- a CDS encoding glycoside hydrolase family 5 protein; the protein is MSCGGGGQESAAAPTAAAGAPPAADAPAAAPEVPDPVFAEPASLAQYLAGMGLGTQPSDYLENLSEAGGAPYAVALQDFDTMRYEGNFGHVRIPANCAARADVNGLIAESFLQKLDAEITAALRRLDRVVLDPLHGYLQWKGDHSNDIYFDDYQNVATLTTDQLTARATAIWLQLATRYRDVSPRLSFDLVNEPAQTTQTGYAPGLSSDQLNAWYAAVIPAIRATGGNNASRVMWLQPWNNELARLAIPGDAGPLGVSPHYYTPYNFTHGADALNAAGLANFSEDIRWARQWAADQSVPLWIGEAGVSVNIARGSVPRTPQDRAEYNAHLRAVALAADLPLCYWGYNSNFALYDQAARSWLPLMQQAVTGLPTPYPVRDLPAFIRLTGGRIALPRVVGSNWSGFSYDPVTGILSAAANPGTTDRYLVLVFPEIAVASQQSWISRATAFEGDWAVGTCPMYFDTTQSNNQGVAGLDLRAVNDSGLGIYPGYRAPAPGGFDNAYGTIASPDPYFGIDVKLLAGSRAGSISFSCLRSV